One window from the genome of Cyclobacterium amurskyense encodes:
- a CDS encoding EcsC family protein produces MNKEYIDQQYESLARKELKIWLDKQHQSPSIISRITSGTQRSINNIIPDNIHQAVTFAIEKMVKGVLIGNKFISTKPYLYGQLRHRELKARKSIKAYTRTASVEGAVTGAGGILMGFADLPAFLAIKMKMLFQIAAAFGHETKEFKERLFILYVFKLTFSTQKTRNETINIIENWDTYSQTLPDNLDDFDWRQFQLEYRDFMDLAKLAQMIPIIGAGIGAVANYKLSLLLGKNAIQAYRLRHLQKNKELT; encoded by the coding sequence ATGAATAAAGAATACATAGACCAACAATATGAATCTCTCGCCAGAAAGGAGTTAAAAATCTGGTTAGATAAACAGCACCAAAGCCCTTCGATAATTAGCAGAATAACTAGCGGCACGCAAAGGTCTATAAATAATATCATACCTGATAATATTCATCAAGCGGTAACATTTGCCATCGAAAAAATGGTAAAAGGAGTATTGATTGGCAATAAATTTATCTCCACTAAGCCTTACCTCTACGGACAACTTAGGCATAGGGAATTAAAAGCCCGAAAAAGTATAAAGGCTTACACTAGAACAGCATCTGTCGAAGGAGCTGTCACCGGAGCGGGTGGTATATTAATGGGTTTTGCAGACTTACCGGCTTTCTTGGCGATAAAAATGAAAATGCTCTTCCAGATTGCTGCTGCCTTCGGTCATGAAACCAAGGAATTTAAAGAGCGGTTATTTATTCTCTATGTATTTAAGCTTACTTTTTCAACCCAAAAAACCAGAAATGAAACCATAAACATTATAGAAAACTGGGACACTTATTCCCAAACCCTGCCAGACAATCTAGATGATTTTGATTGGAGACAATTTCAATTGGAATACAGAGATTTTATGGACTTGGCAAAATTGGCGCAAATGATCCCAATAATAGGCGCAGGAATTGGTGCGGTGGCCAATTACAAACTAAGTCTATTGCTTGGAAAAAACGCCATTCAAGCATACCGACTGAGACATCTTCAAAAGAATAAGGAATTGACTTGA
- a CDS encoding non-canonical purine NTP diphosphatase, whose protein sequence is MKICFATNNLKKLKEVRAALGEEFEIVSLEEIGCKEELPETGDKLEDNAFQKARYVKTHYGVDCFADDTGLEVAALDGAPGVYSGRYAGDPRSDDRNVDLLLKNMDGKKDRKAAFRTIIALIIGKDEWAFEGKAEGELLEVRSGEGGFGYDPIFKPLGFDKTFAELSLEEKNTISHRGKAVRLLANFLKERA, encoded by the coding sequence ATGAAAATCTGTTTTGCGACAAATAATTTAAAGAAACTAAAAGAGGTAAGGGCTGCTTTGGGCGAGGAATTTGAAATTGTCTCCCTGGAGGAAATCGGATGTAAGGAGGAATTACCTGAAACAGGCGACAAGCTAGAAGACAATGCTTTCCAGAAAGCCCGTTACGTCAAAACCCATTACGGTGTGGATTGTTTTGCCGATGACACAGGATTAGAAGTAGCTGCTTTGGACGGTGCTCCGGGTGTTTATTCTGGCAGGTATGCTGGAGACCCAAGGAGTGATGACAGAAATGTCGATTTACTTTTGAAAAATATGGATGGGAAAAAGGACCGAAAAGCTGCATTCAGAACCATCATCGCTTTGATAATCGGGAAGGATGAGTGGGCTTTTGAAGGCAAGGCAGAAGGAGAACTATTGGAAGTAAGGTCCGGAGAAGGTGGTTTTGGTTACGACCCTATTTTCAAGCCTTTGGGTTTTGACAAGACCTTTGCTGAATTGTCTTTGGAAGAAAAAAACACCATTAGCCATAGAGGGAAGGCCGTCAGGTTACTGGCCAACTTTTTAAAAGAAAGAGCTTAG
- a CDS encoding helix-turn-helix domain-containing protein: MKNITDFEDLLVSKYGQKETESRDQYDSGSLAFQLGLMLKEARQQANRTKEQLAEKTGTKKSYISRIERGLSDIQISTYNKLIEKGLGKHLNISIG; the protein is encoded by the coding sequence ATGAAGAATATAACAGACTTTGAAGATTTATTGGTGAGTAAATATGGACAAAAAGAAACTGAATCAAGAGACCAATATGACTCAGGTTCACTAGCTTTTCAACTTGGCCTTATGCTAAAAGAAGCTAGACAGCAGGCCAATAGGACAAAAGAACAACTTGCAGAAAAAACTGGAACTAAAAAAAGCTATATTTCAAGAATAGAGAGAGGCCTAAGTGACATTCAAATTTCAACTTACAACAAGCTGATTGAAAAAGGATTAGGAAAACACCTAAACATTTCAATTGGGTAA
- a CDS encoding DUF1572 family protein codes for MKTPQQEFLESTIQLFRYYKSQGEKALEQIPDEKLFWQFNEDCNSAATIVKHLSGNMLSRWTGFLTSDGEKPWRDREGEFRNDFKSRTEIMKAWKIGWDTLFDALDHCTEDDFNKQVYIRNQSHCLIEAVNRQLAHYSSHIGQLIYLAKMLHTGAWRSLSIPKGESESFNKEKFAQPKNDVKFSDEFIKRDNK; via the coding sequence ATGAAAACTCCACAGCAAGAATTTCTTGAAAGTACTATTCAGCTATTCCGCTATTATAAAAGTCAGGGCGAAAAAGCTTTGGAACAAATTCCTGATGAGAAACTTTTCTGGCAATTTAATGAGGACTGCAACAGTGCGGCTACTATAGTCAAACATTTGTCCGGAAATATGCTTTCAAGGTGGACTGGGTTTTTAACTTCAGATGGAGAAAAACCTTGGAGAGACCGCGAAGGGGAATTTAGAAATGACTTTAAATCCAGAACAGAAATAATGAAGGCCTGGAAAATTGGTTGGGATACCCTATTCGATGCCTTGGATCATTGTACCGAAGATGATTTCAACAAACAGGTATATATCAGAAATCAATCCCATTGCTTGATAGAAGCTGTTAATCGTCAACTTGCACATTATTCTTCACATATTGGCCAATTGATCTATCTGGCAAAAATGTTGCATACTGGTGCTTGGAGAAGCCTCAGTATTCCCAAAGGTGAATCCGAATCATTCAACAAAGAAAAATTTGCTCAACCAAAAAATGATGTGAAGTTTTCTGATGAATTTATAAAAAGAGATAATAAATAA
- a CDS encoding LOG family protein, whose protein sequence is MFPLKNITVYCGSSTGILPEYTSQAKALAKEMVNRKLGLVYGAGNVGLMGVIADEMLASKSQVYGIIPQKLVDIEVAHQGCTDLIVVETMRDRKWLMAEKGDGFIAMPGGIGTLEELFEIMTLNQLMYIQKPLALYNVSGYYDKLLDFLTHVGDQGFLKPDQLSNLIVAADPVELLDKMEAYQPSGTPDWLRKKKQ, encoded by the coding sequence ATGTTTCCACTAAAAAACATTACCGTCTACTGCGGATCAAGTACTGGAATACTTCCAGAATACACTAGTCAGGCCAAGGCTTTGGCCAAAGAAATGGTCAATAGAAAGCTGGGGCTTGTATATGGTGCAGGCAATGTAGGCCTCATGGGCGTGATTGCCGATGAGATGTTAGCCTCAAAAAGCCAAGTCTATGGAATAATCCCTCAAAAACTAGTAGACATAGAAGTGGCGCATCAGGGCTGCACGGACTTGATTGTGGTAGAAACCATGCGGGACAGGAAATGGCTAATGGCCGAAAAGGGGGATGGCTTTATCGCCATGCCTGGGGGAATAGGAACATTGGAAGAGTTATTTGAAATCATGACCCTCAACCAATTGATGTACATACAGAAACCATTGGCGTTGTACAATGTGTCGGGTTATTACGACAAGTTATTGGACTTTTTAACTCATGTTGGTGACCAGGGCTTTTTAAAGCCGGACCAATTGAGCAATTTGATTGTTGCTGCTGATCCTGTGGAGTTACTGGATAAAATGGAAGCTTACCAACCTTCCGGCACTCCTGATTGGCTTCGTAAGAAAAAACAATAG
- the secDF gene encoding protein translocase subunit SecDF: protein MKNKGIIVFFTVVITALCLYYLSFTLVSNNVHEKATTYATDESGNVDFDKRQTYLDSIWREPVYNFLGLPFTYQEVKNTELGLGLDLQGGMHVTLEVSPVEIVKGLAGGSKDAVFNEAVDVARERAKTVNDKFVNIFYQAWQEKAGNKSLNTIFATAANRGRISLETSDADILSIIDSEVENAIDRSFNILRTRIDRFGTSQPNIQRIQNTGRIQIELPGVDNAERVRNLLQGVAKLQFWQVAEINEFGDALQQVNTYLVEEARSQKQANGSTETSAAADTTGLESDLAKQLAEGGTDADSLGTEASPLFALLKANYGLVYELRDTIAINRVLKRDDVKSLLPRDIKFMWSVKPQVQDGVELLELHAIKAPRGTDQAPLEGDVITDARQSLDQASRPAVSMQMNAEGARNWRKLTSENIGKRIAVVLDNYVYTAPTVQGEIPSGQSEITGNFTMEEAKDLANILKSGTLPAPTNIVEEAIVGPTLGVEARSQGINSMIAGLLLVVLFMIAYYSKGGFVAIAALLFNIFFILGILAQLGAALTLPGIAGIVLTIGMSIDANVLIFERIKEELKNGSGILQAISSGYDKAFSAILDSNVTTFLTGAILYALGQGPVKGFAIVLMIGIASSFFSSVFITRVIVYWMSKKGDKSNISFATPFAKNLFSDLNIDFLGKRKVAYLISTGIIVVGMILALTSGIKFGVDFTGGRYYIVEFSESVPASELKVGLDSEFDGAVEVKTYGANNVLKVTTSYLVNEDNDAANREVEDRVRNGIAAVTGFSYLEDATKLSGNDFSITGSNKVGATVADDIKNSSLEAMFFSLVAIFLYILLRFRKWQFSLASIIALIHDTFFVIAAFAIASAFGATFEIDQVFIAAVLTVIGYSINDTVIVFDRIRENISNRGTSKMVQMFNDAINQTMARTLITSATTLIVVLVLLIFGGEVLRGFSFALLIGVLVGTYSSIYIATPVVVDLMKREIDSESEVPVK, encoded by the coding sequence ATGAAAAACAAAGGGATAATCGTTTTTTTTACGGTGGTCATTACAGCCCTATGCCTGTATTACTTGTCTTTTACATTGGTATCAAACAATGTACATGAGAAAGCCACTACCTATGCAACCGACGAGTCGGGTAATGTCGATTTTGACAAAAGACAAACCTACTTGGATTCTATATGGAGAGAGCCGGTTTATAATTTCTTAGGTCTACCATTTACCTATCAAGAAGTTAAAAATACAGAACTAGGATTAGGGCTAGATCTTCAGGGAGGTATGCATGTAACACTGGAAGTTTCTCCAGTAGAAATAGTTAAAGGCCTAGCTGGAGGCAGCAAGGATGCTGTTTTCAATGAAGCAGTTGATGTTGCTAGAGAACGTGCAAAAACAGTAAATGATAAATTTGTAAACATCTTTTACCAAGCTTGGCAAGAAAAAGCCGGTAACAAGTCATTGAATACAATATTTGCTACTGCTGCAAATAGAGGAAGAATCTCCTTGGAGACATCTGATGCTGATATACTAAGTATCATTGACAGTGAAGTAGAAAATGCTATCGACAGGTCTTTTAATATTCTTAGAACCAGAATTGACCGATTCGGTACTTCACAGCCAAATATCCAAAGGATTCAAAACACGGGTAGGATTCAAATTGAGCTTCCTGGTGTTGACAATGCAGAGAGAGTAAGAAACCTCCTTCAGGGAGTTGCCAAATTACAGTTTTGGCAAGTAGCAGAAATAAACGAGTTTGGTGATGCTTTACAGCAGGTGAATACTTACCTGGTTGAAGAAGCAAGAAGTCAAAAGCAAGCAAATGGTTCTACTGAAACATCTGCAGCTGCTGATACAACAGGATTGGAAAGTGATTTAGCAAAACAACTTGCTGAAGGCGGAACAGATGCTGATTCATTAGGAACTGAAGCTTCTCCTTTATTCGCATTACTAAAAGCCAATTACGGCTTAGTCTATGAATTAAGAGACACCATTGCCATCAACAGGGTATTGAAAAGAGATGATGTGAAATCTTTACTTCCAAGAGATATAAAATTCATGTGGTCTGTCAAGCCTCAGGTGCAGGATGGAGTTGAGTTATTGGAGTTACACGCTATCAAAGCCCCTCGTGGTACAGATCAGGCTCCTTTAGAAGGTGATGTAATCACAGATGCCAGACAATCTCTAGATCAGGCTTCAAGGCCGGCAGTAAGCATGCAAATGAATGCTGAAGGTGCTAGAAACTGGAGAAAACTTACTTCAGAAAACATCGGTAAAAGAATAGCTGTTGTATTGGACAATTATGTATACACAGCTCCTACAGTACAAGGAGAAATTCCTTCCGGACAATCCGAGATCACAGGGAATTTCACAATGGAAGAAGCCAAGGATTTGGCCAATATCTTAAAATCAGGTACACTTCCTGCACCTACCAATATCGTGGAGGAAGCCATCGTTGGTCCAACTTTGGGTGTTGAAGCTAGAAGTCAAGGTATCAACTCTATGATTGCCGGTCTACTTTTGGTTGTATTGTTTATGATAGCCTACTACTCAAAAGGTGGATTTGTAGCCATTGCAGCTTTATTGTTTAATATCTTCTTTATTTTAGGTATTCTTGCTCAACTAGGAGCTGCACTTACACTACCAGGTATTGCTGGTATCGTACTTACGATTGGTATGTCCATTGATGCAAACGTTCTGATCTTCGAAAGGATTAAAGAGGAACTTAAAAATGGATCGGGTATTCTACAAGCGATTAGCAGTGGGTATGACAAGGCTTTCAGTGCCATTCTCGATTCAAACGTTACTACTTTCCTTACAGGAGCAATCTTGTATGCATTGGGTCAAGGTCCTGTTAAAGGATTTGCTATCGTACTTATGATAGGTATTGCATCTTCTTTCTTCTCTTCCGTATTTATCACAAGAGTGATCGTTTACTGGATGAGTAAAAAAGGTGATAAAAGTAATATTTCTTTTGCTACTCCATTTGCAAAAAACTTATTCAGTGACTTGAACATTGATTTCTTGGGCAAACGTAAAGTTGCTTATTTAATCTCTACCGGTATAATTGTTGTCGGAATGATACTTGCATTGACTTCCGGCATCAAATTCGGAGTTGATTTTACAGGTGGTCGTTATTACATTGTTGAATTCAGCGAATCAGTTCCTGCTTCAGAATTAAAAGTAGGTCTTGACAGTGAATTTGATGGAGCCGTGGAAGTCAAAACCTATGGTGCCAACAATGTATTAAAGGTAACCACCTCTTATTTGGTAAATGAAGACAATGACGCTGCCAACAGGGAAGTAGAAGACAGGGTAAGAAATGGTATTGCTGCAGTCACAGGATTTAGTTATCTGGAGGACGCTACCAAACTTTCCGGAAATGATTTCTCTATTACAGGCTCTAATAAAGTTGGTGCTACAGTGGCCGATGACATCAAAAACTCTTCTTTGGAAGCTATGTTTTTCTCCCTTGTGGCCATCTTCCTTTACATCTTATTAAGATTTAGAAAATGGCAATTCTCATTGGCATCTATCATTGCCCTTATTCATGATACCTTCTTTGTTATCGCAGCCTTTGCAATAGCAAGTGCTTTTGGTGCCACATTTGAAATTGATCAAGTATTTATTGCTGCCGTGTTGACAGTAATTGGTTATTCAATAAATGATACCGTTATCGTATTTGATAGGATCAGAGAGAATATTTCTAACCGAGGTACTAGTAAAATGGTACAAATGTTCAATGATGCTATCAATCAAACCATGGCCAGAACACTTATTACTTCCGCAACTACTCTGATCGTTGTTTTGGTGTTGCTTATATTTGGCGGTGAAGTATTAAGAGGCTTTTCCTTTGCCTTATTAATTGGTGTATTGGTGGGTACCTATTCTTCTATCTATATTGCTACTCCGGTAGTTGTAGATTTAATGAAAAGAGAAATTGACAGCGAAAGCGAAGTTCCCGTAAAATAA
- a CDS encoding class I SAM-dependent methyltransferase gives MDEKTKNRLGVEENKPTDWFEKLYSEANEDGEGIPWANMAPHPVFKSWIRKNPNTHKGKTALVIGCGMGDDAIELESQGFKVTAFDVSNSAIELCKTRFPNSKVEFIQSDLLKGIPDWNRKFDFVLEIYTIQALPPKYEKTLIKHISDFVADKGKLLVITETQQDKRAFENGPPWLLNQEYIKSFESCGLKQIFHLSSTEAEMGEATHLTLFQRQA, from the coding sequence ATGGACGAAAAAACAAAAAACAGATTAGGCGTAGAAGAAAATAAACCTACCGATTGGTTTGAGAAACTTTATTCTGAAGCCAATGAAGATGGCGAAGGCATTCCTTGGGCAAATATGGCTCCCCATCCTGTGTTTAAAAGTTGGATAAGGAAAAACCCAAATACACATAAAGGAAAAACAGCTTTGGTAATTGGTTGTGGCATGGGTGACGATGCCATTGAACTTGAATCACAAGGCTTTAAGGTAACAGCATTTGATGTTTCAAACAGCGCTATTGAACTTTGTAAAACCAGGTTTCCAAATTCTAAGGTTGAATTTATTCAATCCGATTTGTTAAAAGGAATTCCAGACTGGAACCGGAAATTTGATTTTGTACTGGAAATCTACACTATTCAAGCCCTTCCACCTAAGTATGAAAAAACTTTGATAAAGCATATTTCAGACTTTGTAGCAGATAAGGGCAAATTATTGGTTATCACTGAAACACAACAAGATAAAAGAGCTTTTGAAAATGGACCACCATGGCTTTTAAATCAGGAGTACATTAAATCATTTGAAAGCTGTGGTTTAAAGCAAATCTTTCATTTAAGCAGTACTGAAGCTGAAATGGGCGAAGCAACCCATCTTACCCTATTTCAAAGACAGGCCTAA
- the metK gene encoding methionine adenosyltransferase — translation MSYLFTSESVSEGHPDKISDQISDAIIDNFLAFDPNAKVACETLVTTGQVILAGEVNSSTYLDVQKIARDVINRVGYTKSEYMFDGSSCGVLSAIHEQSPDINQGVDRGNPEEQGAGDQGMMFGYATKETSNFIPLGLDLSHRLLKELAALRRENNEIKYLRPDSKAQVTIQYSDDNTPEKIDSIVVSTQHDEFDMEKPMLEKIQNDIIKILIPRVKAQLPEAIQKLFTDKIQYHINPTGKFVIGGPHGDTGLTGRKIIVDTYGGKGAHGGGAFSGKDPSKVDRSAAYATRHIAKNMVAAGVADEVLVQVSYAIGVAKPMGLYVNTYGTANVALSDGEIARKIEQLFDMRPFAIENRLKLRNPIYEETAAYGHMGRENEVVTKTFIAPDKASITLDVELFTWEKLDQVTAIKKEFGI, via the coding sequence ATGTCCTATTTATTCACTTCGGAATCTGTCTCCGAAGGTCACCCAGATAAAATATCTGATCAAATTTCAGATGCAATTATTGATAACTTTTTGGCTTTTGATCCCAATGCAAAAGTGGCCTGTGAAACCCTAGTTACTACAGGCCAAGTAATTCTAGCTGGAGAGGTCAATTCATCTACCTACTTGGATGTTCAAAAAATTGCTCGGGATGTTATCAACAGGGTGGGCTACACCAAAAGTGAGTACATGTTTGATGGTAGTTCATGCGGGGTTCTTTCAGCCATACATGAACAGTCTCCTGATATAAATCAAGGAGTAGACCGAGGCAATCCTGAAGAACAAGGAGCAGGAGACCAAGGGATGATGTTTGGTTATGCTACCAAAGAAACCAGTAATTTTATTCCTCTAGGACTTGATTTGTCTCACCGCCTATTGAAAGAACTTGCGGCTTTGCGAAGAGAGAACAATGAGATAAAATACCTGCGACCTGATTCAAAAGCACAAGTCACTATACAATACAGTGATGACAATACTCCCGAAAAAATTGACTCCATTGTAGTATCAACCCAACATGATGAATTTGACATGGAAAAACCCATGTTGGAAAAAATTCAGAATGACATTATAAAAATTCTAATTCCAAGGGTTAAAGCCCAACTCCCGGAAGCCATACAAAAGCTTTTCACTGACAAAATTCAGTACCATATCAACCCTACCGGTAAATTTGTGATTGGTGGCCCTCATGGGGACACTGGCCTTACTGGGCGAAAAATTATAGTAGATACCTACGGTGGCAAAGGGGCTCATGGTGGCGGTGCTTTCTCAGGTAAAGATCCTTCCAAAGTGGATAGGTCTGCAGCCTATGCTACACGGCATATTGCCAAAAACATGGTCGCCGCAGGTGTTGCAGATGAAGTATTGGTACAGGTTTCTTACGCAATTGGCGTTGCAAAACCTATGGGATTGTATGTCAATACTTACGGCACAGCCAATGTTGCTTTGTCGGATGGGGAAATAGCTCGTAAAATAGAGCAATTATTTGACATGCGACCTTTTGCAATTGAAAACAGGCTTAAACTGAGAAACCCTATCTATGAAGAGACTGCTGCTTATGGTCATATGGGTAGAGAAAATGAAGTTGTAACCAAAACCTTCATTGCTCCAGACAAAGCTTCCATTACTTTGGACGTGGAATTGTTTACTTGGGAAAAACTCGATCAGGTAACAGCCATAAAGAAAGAATTTGGCATCTAA
- the udk gene encoding uridine kinase: protein MTKPFIIGITGGSASGKTHFLDKLLHSFEPGQVCLISQDNYYKPRHQQPTDERGIHNFDTPDSIDFEQYAEDIRKIQDGQTIARQEYTFNNPNKKPKMLTFTPAPVVVVEGIFVLYYPELANLLDLKVYIDAKEHIKLKRRIVRDKVERGYDLDDVLYRYERHVMPTYEKYIAPFKHDADLIVPNNSDFEKALEVIKTFLRFKIGKEQT from the coding sequence ATGACCAAACCATTTATCATAGGAATTACTGGAGGAAGCGCTTCGGGTAAAACACACTTCCTAGACAAGCTTTTACATTCTTTTGAGCCTGGACAGGTATGTTTGATTTCTCAGGACAACTATTACAAACCCAGGCATCAGCAGCCTACGGATGAGCGCGGTATACATAATTTTGACACACCGGATTCCATAGACTTCGAACAGTATGCGGAAGATATTCGGAAGATACAAGATGGTCAGACCATTGCCAGACAAGAGTACACCTTTAATAACCCCAACAAAAAACCAAAAATGTTAACTTTCACCCCTGCTCCTGTAGTGGTGGTTGAAGGAATTTTTGTATTGTACTACCCAGAACTTGCCAATCTATTGGACTTAAAGGTTTATATAGATGCCAAGGAACACATTAAGTTAAAAAGAAGAATAGTAAGAGACAAAGTAGAGCGTGGTTATGATCTTGACGACGTGCTTTACCGCTATGAAAGGCACGTTATGCCTACTTACGAAAAGTACATTGCTCCATTTAAACATGATGCAGACCTGATCGTGCCCAATAACAGCGATTTTGAAAAGGCTTTAGAGGTAATAAAAACATTTTTGCGTTTCAAAATAGGTAAGGAACAGACTTGA
- a CDS encoding DUF7079 family protein, with amino-acid sequence MNQTETDIANKKPIWEALSKFYLDTQLQDEDFAEICRAFHKAPYNLEEIMDIDRYEVFPVLQMNLFSVAGEWEGFDRDWLFSKWQKTYKKRTNRFFKFWYKVYNRVWYWMRKAYWERVKKEMKNTPQ; translated from the coding sequence TTGAATCAGACCGAAACGGACATAGCGAACAAAAAACCAATTTGGGAAGCACTTTCCAAATTTTACCTGGACACGCAACTACAAGACGAAGACTTTGCAGAAATTTGTAGGGCTTTTCATAAGGCCCCTTACAACCTTGAGGAAATCATGGATATTGACCGCTATGAAGTCTTTCCAGTACTCCAAATGAACCTCTTCAGTGTAGCAGGTGAATGGGAGGGCTTTGATAGGGACTGGCTATTTTCCAAATGGCAAAAGACCTACAAGAAACGAACAAATCGATTTTTTAAATTTTGGTACAAAGTATACAACCGAGTCTGGTATTGGATGAGGAAAGCTTATTGGGAGAGGGTAAAAAAAGAAATGAAAAACACACCACAATAA